Proteins from one Ammospiza nelsoni isolate bAmmNel1 chromosome 18, bAmmNel1.pri, whole genome shotgun sequence genomic window:
- the WSCD2 gene encoding sialate:O-sulfotransferase 2 — MAKLLLKLQRYFRRRPVRFFTLLALYLAAGSLVFLHSGFSGEPRVPGSPRSPAAAEGPGLPYLGVMQLSRGFKAAATMPAGARRHGPWFKSTSKEPSDRGKPRENGGTRSRTVRGRSGREKEEDRARYVGCYEDNTRQRTLRGMSFFDYKKMTVFRCQDNCAERGYLYAGLEFGAECYCGHKIQASNASESECNMECKGERSNTCGGINRLSIYRLELAQESARRYGSAIFRGCFRRPENVSIALPASQLMLNMSVDKCVDFCTEKEFPLAALAGTTCRCGFPSTLFPLHEREDEQLCAHKCAAEEFESCGSADFLLVYQTQVQDNRCMDRRFLPSRAKQLVALASFPGAGNTWARHLIELATGFYTGSYYFDGSLYNKGFKGERDHWRSGRTICIKTHESGQKEIESFDSAILLIRNPYKALMAEFNRKYGGHIGFAAHAHWKGKEWPEFVANYAPWWATHTLDWLRYGKKVLVVHFEDLKRDLFVQLQRMVALLGVTACEDRLLCVEGQKDGNFKRSGLRKLEYDPYTAEMRKAISGYIRTVDAALKLRNLSGVPEDYYPR; from the exons ATGGCCAAGCTTTTGCTGAAACTCCAGCGCTATTTTCGGCGCAGACCCGTGCGTTTCTTCACTCTGCTGGCGCTGTACCTGGCGGCGGGCAGCTTGGTGTTCCTGCACTCCGGTTTCTCCGGGGAGCCCAGGGTGCCGGGGAGCCCTCGGAGCCCCGCGGCCGCagaggggccggggctgccctaCCTGGGGGTGATGCAGCTCAGCCGAGGCTTCAAGGCGGCGGCCACGATGCCGGCGGGGGCCCGACGACACGGGCCATGGTTCAAAAGCACCTCCAAGGAGCCGTCGGACAGGGGGAAGCCCCGGGAAAACGGCGGCACCAGGAGCCGGACGGTGCGGGGCAGGAGCGGCCGCGAGAAGGAGGAGGACAGAG cccggTACGTCGGCTGCTACGAGGACAACACCCGGCAGAGGACCCTGCGCGGGATGTCCTTCTTCGACTACAAGAAGATGACGGTGTTCCGCTGCCAGGACAACTGTGCCGAGAG GGGGTACCTGTACGCGGGGCTGGAATTCGGAGCCGAGTGCTACTGCGGGCACAAGATCCAGGCTTCCAACGCCAGCGAGTCCGAGTGCAACATGGAGTGCAAGGGGGAGCGGAGCAACACCTGCGGCGGCATCAACCGGCTCTCCATCTACCGCCTGGAGCTGGCCCAGGAGTCCGCACGCAGGT ATGGAAGCGCGATATTCCGGGGGTGCTTCCGCCGGCCGGAAAACGTCTCCATCGCCCTGCCTGCCAGCCAGCTCATGCTCAACATGTCCGTGGATAAATGTGTGGATTTCTGCACAGAGAAG GAATTCCCGCTGGCAGCGCTGGCGGGCACCACGTGCCGCTGCGGCTTCCCCAGCACGCTGTTCCCGCTGCATGAGCGCGAGGATGAGCAGCTCTGCGCCCACAAATGCGCCGCCGAGGAGTTCGAGAGCTGCGGCTCCGCCGACTTCCTGCTGGTCTACCAGACACAAGTGCAGG ACAACCGCTGCATGGACAGGAGGTTCCTGCCCAGCCGTGCCAAGCAGTTGGTGGCCCTGGCCAGttttcctggagctgggaaCACCTGGGCACGGCACCTGATCGAGTTGGCCACCGGCTTCTACACCGGCAGCTACTACTTTGATGGCTCCCTGTACAACAAAG GATTCAAGGGCGAGCGGGACCACTGGAGGAGCGGGAGGACCATCTGCATCAAGACCCACGAGAGTGGGCAGAAGGAGATCGAGTCCTTTGACTCTGCCATCCTGCTCATCCGCAACCCCTACAAGGCCCTGATGGCCGAGTTCAACCGCAAGTACGGGGGGCACATCGGCTTCGCCGCCCACGCCCACTGGAAGGGCAAAG aatgGCCGGAATTTGTGGCTAATTATGCCCCGTGGTGGGCAACCCACACTCTGGACTGGCTGCGCTATGGCAAGAAGGTGCTGGTGGTGCACTTTGAGGACCTCAAACGCGACCTGTtcgtgcagctgcagaggatgGTGGCCCTGCTGGGTGTCACGGCCTGTGAGGACAGGCTGCTGTGCGTGGAGGGACAGAAGGATGGAAACTTCAAGCGTTCTGGGCTGAGGAAGCTGGAGTACGACCCCTACACGGCCGAGATGAGGAAGGCCATCAGCGGCTACATCCGCACCGTGGACGCCGCCCTGAAGCTCCGCAACCTCTCGGGGGTCCCTGAGGATTATTACCCCAGATGA
- the CMKLR1 gene encoding chemerin-like receptor 1 isoform X1 — translation MLKIPLGFIQLSSCLRPVWRELPLCPGTLKCHLSPSQQRGERGRSLAAVPSIPSPQDHTDQLPFPGTMALPNLSDYLDSLNNNYSDYPDYTYEDAGSVWADPAHDPKDITRILSVIIYSVSCVLGILGNGLVIAIITLKMKKSVNAVWFLNLAVADFLFNIFLPINIAYTAMSYHWIFGTVMCKLNSFLLILNMYTSVLLLTTISFDRYVSVVFPVWSQNHRSTNLAYGVCVVIWTLGIVMSCPSLVFRDTAQTRSSVICFSNFSLSRNKSYEGLALVRHRTVNITRFLAGYILPITIITFCYAAIVLNLRRNRLAKSKKPFKIIVTIIVTFFLCWSPYHLLNLLETVPGAVPWSVFEIFIPLTTALAASNSCMNPVLYVFMGQDFKKFKVTLLSRLVNALSEETGHSSIVHRSFSKVSSMTEKETTVV, via the exons CTCATGCCTTAGGCCGGTGTGGAGGGAGCTGCCGCTgtgccctgggacactgaagtGCCACCTGTCCCCATCCCAACAGAGAGGAGAGAG GGGCAGATCCCTGGCTGCAGTTCCCAGCATCCCATCTCCTCAGGATCACACGGATCAGCTGCCATTCCCAGGGACGATGGCGCTTCCCAACCTGTCCGATTACCTGGACAGCCTCAACAATAACTACAGCGACTACCCCGACTACACCTACGAGGACGCGGGCAGCGTGTGGGCAGACCCGGCCCACGACCCCAAGGACATCACCAGGATCCTGTCCGTCATCATCTACAGCGTGTCCTGCGTGCTGGGCatcctgggcaacggcctcgTCATCGCCATCATCACCCTCAAGATGAAGAAGTCGGTGAACGCCGTCTGGTTCCTGAATCTGGCCGTGGCCGACTTCCTCTTCAACATCTTCCTGCCCATCAACATCGCCTACACGGCCATGAGCTACCACTGGATCTTCGGCACGGTCATGTGCAAGCTCAactccttcctcctcatcctcaacATGTACACCAGCGTCCTGCTGCTCACCACCATCAGCTTCGACCGCTACGTGTCCGTGGTGTTCCCGGTGTGGTCGCAGAACCACCGCTCCACCAACCTGGCCTACGGGGTCTGCGTGGTCATCTGGACCCTGGGCATCGTCATGAGCTGCCCCTCGCTCGTCTTCCGGGACACGGCGCAGACCCGGAGCTCTGTGATTTGTTTCAGCAATTTCTCCCTCTCCAGGAATAAATCCTACGAAGGGCTGGCTCTGGTGAGGCACCGTACGGTGAACATCACCAGGTTCCTGGCCGGCTACATCCTCCCCATCACCATCATCACCTTCTGCTACGCCGCCATCGTCCTCAACCTGCGCCGCAACCGCCTGGCCAAGTCCAAGAAGCCCTTCAAGATCATTGTCACCATCATTGTCACCTTCTtcctctgctggagcccctaCCACCTGCTGAACCTGCTGGAGACGGTGCCCGGCGCGGTGCCCTGGTCCGTGTTTGAGATATTCATCCCGCTCACCACGGCTCTGGCAGCCTCCAACAGCTGCATGAACCCCGTCCTCTATGTCTTCATGGGCCAGGACTTCAAGAAGTTCAAGGTGACCCTCCTTTCCAGGCTGGTGAACGCCCTCAGCGAGGAGACAGGACACTCCAGCATCGTGCACAGGAGCTTCTCCAAGGTCTCCTCCATGACTGAGAAAGAGACAACGGTTGTGTAA
- the CMKLR1 gene encoding chemerin-like receptor 1 isoform X2, giving the protein MCLSGCSSCLRPVWRELPLCPGTLKCHLSPSQQRGERGRSLAAVPSIPSPQDHTDQLPFPGTMALPNLSDYLDSLNNNYSDYPDYTYEDAGSVWADPAHDPKDITRILSVIIYSVSCVLGILGNGLVIAIITLKMKKSVNAVWFLNLAVADFLFNIFLPINIAYTAMSYHWIFGTVMCKLNSFLLILNMYTSVLLLTTISFDRYVSVVFPVWSQNHRSTNLAYGVCVVIWTLGIVMSCPSLVFRDTAQTRSSVICFSNFSLSRNKSYEGLALVRHRTVNITRFLAGYILPITIITFCYAAIVLNLRRNRLAKSKKPFKIIVTIIVTFFLCWSPYHLLNLLETVPGAVPWSVFEIFIPLTTALAASNSCMNPVLYVFMGQDFKKFKVTLLSRLVNALSEETGHSSIVHRSFSKVSSMTEKETTVV; this is encoded by the exons ATGTGTCTGAGTGGATGCAG CTCATGCCTTAGGCCGGTGTGGAGGGAGCTGCCGCTgtgccctgggacactgaagtGCCACCTGTCCCCATCCCAACAGAGAGGAGAGAG GGGCAGATCCCTGGCTGCAGTTCCCAGCATCCCATCTCCTCAGGATCACACGGATCAGCTGCCATTCCCAGGGACGATGGCGCTTCCCAACCTGTCCGATTACCTGGACAGCCTCAACAATAACTACAGCGACTACCCCGACTACACCTACGAGGACGCGGGCAGCGTGTGGGCAGACCCGGCCCACGACCCCAAGGACATCACCAGGATCCTGTCCGTCATCATCTACAGCGTGTCCTGCGTGCTGGGCatcctgggcaacggcctcgTCATCGCCATCATCACCCTCAAGATGAAGAAGTCGGTGAACGCCGTCTGGTTCCTGAATCTGGCCGTGGCCGACTTCCTCTTCAACATCTTCCTGCCCATCAACATCGCCTACACGGCCATGAGCTACCACTGGATCTTCGGCACGGTCATGTGCAAGCTCAactccttcctcctcatcctcaacATGTACACCAGCGTCCTGCTGCTCACCACCATCAGCTTCGACCGCTACGTGTCCGTGGTGTTCCCGGTGTGGTCGCAGAACCACCGCTCCACCAACCTGGCCTACGGGGTCTGCGTGGTCATCTGGACCCTGGGCATCGTCATGAGCTGCCCCTCGCTCGTCTTCCGGGACACGGCGCAGACCCGGAGCTCTGTGATTTGTTTCAGCAATTTCTCCCTCTCCAGGAATAAATCCTACGAAGGGCTGGCTCTGGTGAGGCACCGTACGGTGAACATCACCAGGTTCCTGGCCGGCTACATCCTCCCCATCACCATCATCACCTTCTGCTACGCCGCCATCGTCCTCAACCTGCGCCGCAACCGCCTGGCCAAGTCCAAGAAGCCCTTCAAGATCATTGTCACCATCATTGTCACCTTCTtcctctgctggagcccctaCCACCTGCTGAACCTGCTGGAGACGGTGCCCGGCGCGGTGCCCTGGTCCGTGTTTGAGATATTCATCCCGCTCACCACGGCTCTGGCAGCCTCCAACAGCTGCATGAACCCCGTCCTCTATGTCTTCATGGGCCAGGACTTCAAGAAGTTCAAGGTGACCCTCCTTTCCAGGCTGGTGAACGCCCTCAGCGAGGAGACAGGACACTCCAGCATCGTGCACAGGAGCTTCTCCAAGGTCTCCTCCATGACTGAGAAAGAGACAACGGTTGTGTAA
- the CMKLR1 gene encoding chemerin-like receptor 1 isoform X3: MALPNLSDYLDSLNNNYSDYPDYTYEDAGSVWADPAHDPKDITRILSVIIYSVSCVLGILGNGLVIAIITLKMKKSVNAVWFLNLAVADFLFNIFLPINIAYTAMSYHWIFGTVMCKLNSFLLILNMYTSVLLLTTISFDRYVSVVFPVWSQNHRSTNLAYGVCVVIWTLGIVMSCPSLVFRDTAQTRSSVICFSNFSLSRNKSYEGLALVRHRTVNITRFLAGYILPITIITFCYAAIVLNLRRNRLAKSKKPFKIIVTIIVTFFLCWSPYHLLNLLETVPGAVPWSVFEIFIPLTTALAASNSCMNPVLYVFMGQDFKKFKVTLLSRLVNALSEETGHSSIVHRSFSKVSSMTEKETTVV, translated from the coding sequence ATGGCGCTTCCCAACCTGTCCGATTACCTGGACAGCCTCAACAATAACTACAGCGACTACCCCGACTACACCTACGAGGACGCGGGCAGCGTGTGGGCAGACCCGGCCCACGACCCCAAGGACATCACCAGGATCCTGTCCGTCATCATCTACAGCGTGTCCTGCGTGCTGGGCatcctgggcaacggcctcgTCATCGCCATCATCACCCTCAAGATGAAGAAGTCGGTGAACGCCGTCTGGTTCCTGAATCTGGCCGTGGCCGACTTCCTCTTCAACATCTTCCTGCCCATCAACATCGCCTACACGGCCATGAGCTACCACTGGATCTTCGGCACGGTCATGTGCAAGCTCAactccttcctcctcatcctcaacATGTACACCAGCGTCCTGCTGCTCACCACCATCAGCTTCGACCGCTACGTGTCCGTGGTGTTCCCGGTGTGGTCGCAGAACCACCGCTCCACCAACCTGGCCTACGGGGTCTGCGTGGTCATCTGGACCCTGGGCATCGTCATGAGCTGCCCCTCGCTCGTCTTCCGGGACACGGCGCAGACCCGGAGCTCTGTGATTTGTTTCAGCAATTTCTCCCTCTCCAGGAATAAATCCTACGAAGGGCTGGCTCTGGTGAGGCACCGTACGGTGAACATCACCAGGTTCCTGGCCGGCTACATCCTCCCCATCACCATCATCACCTTCTGCTACGCCGCCATCGTCCTCAACCTGCGCCGCAACCGCCTGGCCAAGTCCAAGAAGCCCTTCAAGATCATTGTCACCATCATTGTCACCTTCTtcctctgctggagcccctaCCACCTGCTGAACCTGCTGGAGACGGTGCCCGGCGCGGTGCCCTGGTCCGTGTTTGAGATATTCATCCCGCTCACCACGGCTCTGGCAGCCTCCAACAGCTGCATGAACCCCGTCCTCTATGTCTTCATGGGCCAGGACTTCAAGAAGTTCAAGGTGACCCTCCTTTCCAGGCTGGTGAACGCCCTCAGCGAGGAGACAGGACACTCCAGCATCGTGCACAGGAGCTTCTCCAAGGTCTCCTCCATGACTGAGAAAGAGACAACGGTTGTGTAA